The following are from one region of the Ruficoccus sp. ZRK36 genome:
- a CDS encoding thiamine-phosphate kinase: protein MGERALIRCINGWLGTASPPPPAGMGDDCAVLPQPHGSPLLTVDPVVYGRHFDDSLPPEQTGAKLLKRNLSDIAAMGGRPVSAVVSLILSPNVSLNWLERFFNGLKVCALTYKTQIVGGDISATDGRSFSATLTLYGEAERPVVRHGAAPGDHVAVTGSLGGSLLGKHAAFVPRLNEGLWLAARPEVKAMMDLTDGLAKDLTAMLHPDICARLDISSVPIDAAAHARSEQDGLSALEHACCDGEDYELLTILDGQTDLAPLMEAWKKDFELSLSLIGRVAEADSIDDAGHMIDDATDKPLFPNGGYQHLSGQ, encoded by the coding sequence ATGGGGGAAAGGGCTCTGATCCGGTGTATCAACGGCTGGCTCGGCACAGCCTCTCCGCCCCCTCCTGCCGGTATGGGCGACGACTGCGCCGTCCTACCCCAGCCCCATGGCAGCCCGCTGCTAACGGTGGACCCGGTCGTCTATGGGCGGCACTTCGACGATAGCCTGCCCCCGGAGCAGACGGGCGCCAAGCTCCTCAAGCGCAACCTCAGCGACATCGCGGCCATGGGTGGACGCCCCGTGAGCGCCGTTGTCTCGCTCATTCTTTCGCCCAACGTTTCGCTCAACTGGCTGGAACGGTTTTTCAACGGCCTGAAGGTCTGCGCCCTGACCTACAAAACCCAGATTGTCGGGGGTGACATCAGCGCGACCGACGGCCGTAGCTTCTCGGCGACGTTGACCCTTTACGGCGAGGCGGAGCGGCCGGTGGTTCGCCACGGAGCCGCTCCCGGCGACCATGTCGCCGTCACCGGAAGTCTCGGCGGCAGCCTGCTGGGTAAACACGCAGCCTTTGTCCCTCGCCTGAACGAAGGCCTGTGGCTGGCCGCGCGCCCGGAGGTCAAGGCGATGATGGACCTTACCGATGGCCTGGCCAAGGACCTGACCGCGATGCTGCATCCGGACATCTGTGCCCGGCTGGACATTTCCTCTGTCCCTATCGATGCCGCAGCTCATGCCCGCTCGGAGCAGGATGGCCTCAGCGCCCTGGAGCATGCCTGCTGCGACGGAGAAGACTATGAGCTGCTGACCATCCTGGATGGGCAGACGGACCTAGCCCCCCTCATGGAGGCGTGGAAAAAAGACTTCGAACTATCCCTGAGCCTGATCGGCCGTGTAGCGGAAGCCGACTCCATCGACGACGCCGGCCACATGATCGACGACGCGACCGATAAGCCCCTTTTTCCGAATGGAGGCTATCAGCACCTGAGTGGCCAATGA
- a CDS encoding quinone-dependent dihydroorotate dehydrogenase has translation MGDLYEHVVRPVLFKTDAESAHERSISWLKLLMRARPLANLMAAYNRPGKNRPVKCFGLTFPNPVGLAAGYDKNATVWPVMPALGFGFVEVGTVTWHEQPGNQRPRIFRLIKDEAVINRMGFNNDGAKAVAERLARSGEFKRRKIPLGMNIGKSKIASLEQAPEDYLNSYHALADFADYFTINVSSPNTPQLRELQAKARLRDLLSTLLQADAERARKLGVARLPFLVKIAPDLTYRQVDDVLETVQDLGMAGVVATNTMVERPEGIDDGGESGGLSGRPIHTRSVQMVNYIHRSTGGKLPIIGVGGIMDARSAGQMLDAGASLVQVYTGMIYRGPFFARDIVQALQWNNAEWVGARA, from the coding sequence ATGGGAGACCTGTACGAACACGTCGTCCGCCCCGTCCTTTTCAAGACTGACGCGGAAAGCGCCCACGAACGCTCGATCAGCTGGCTGAAGCTGCTGATGCGGGCTCGTCCGTTGGCAAATCTCATGGCGGCCTACAACCGCCCTGGCAAGAATCGCCCCGTGAAATGCTTCGGGCTGACCTTCCCGAACCCGGTGGGGCTGGCCGCAGGCTACGACAAGAATGCCACGGTCTGGCCGGTCATGCCGGCTCTGGGCTTCGGCTTCGTCGAGGTGGGCACCGTCACCTGGCACGAGCAGCCCGGCAACCAGCGTCCGCGTATCTTCCGCCTGATCAAGGACGAGGCCGTGATCAACCGCATGGGCTTCAACAATGACGGCGCCAAGGCCGTGGCCGAGCGTCTGGCCCGCTCCGGCGAGTTTAAGCGCCGCAAGATCCCCCTGGGGATGAATATCGGCAAGAGCAAGATCGCCAGCCTGGAGCAGGCCCCTGAGGATTACCTGAACTCTTACCACGCCTTGGCCGACTTCGCCGACTACTTTACCATCAACGTCAGCAGCCCGAACACGCCCCAGCTGCGTGAACTCCAAGCCAAGGCCCGGCTGCGTGACCTGCTCTCGACCCTCCTGCAGGCTGACGCCGAGCGCGCCCGCAAGCTTGGAGTGGCCCGTCTGCCTTTCCTCGTAAAGATCGCTCCCGACCTGACCTACCGTCAGGTGGACGATGTGCTGGAAACGGTTCAGGACCTGGGAATGGCTGGCGTAGTCGCCACCAACACCATGGTTGAGCGCCCCGAAGGCATTGACGATGGCGGTGAGAGTGGTGGCCTCAGCGGCCGCCCCATTCACACTCGCTCGGTGCAGATGGTGAACTACATCCACCGCTCGACCGGCGGTAAGCTGCCCATCATCGGCGTGGGAGGCATCATGGATGCCCGTAGCGCCGGGCAGATGCTGGACGCAGGAGCCAGCCTCGTGCAGGTCTACACCGGCATGATCTATCGCGGTCCCTTCTTCGCTCGCGACATCGTGCAGGCCCTCCAGTGGAACAACGCCGAGTGGGTTGGTGCCCGCGCCTAG
- a CDS encoding fumarate hydratase: MPTPQFAYQDTFPLGKDDTQYRLLSKEGVSTAEFEGKKVLKVSPEALTFLAREAFKDIAFHLRPAHLKQVSAILDDPEASENDRMVALTMLRNAEVAAHGILPFCQDTGTATVVGKKGQQIWTEGDDAEAISRGVYETYTQENLRYSQTVALDMYKEKNTGCNLPAQIDLYATKGDAYKFLFVAKGGGSANKTYLYQETKALLNPKSLEKFCIEKMASLGTAACPPYHLAFVIGGTSAETCLKTVKLASTKYLDSLPTEGNDGGQAFRDVEMEKLLLKRAQELGIGAQFGGKYFALDVRVVRLPRHGASCPVGIGVSCSADRNVKAKIDADGIWLEQLENDPAQYIPEEYRQLGEDKDAVKIDLNRPMPDILAELTKYPVTTRLSLSGTIVVARDIAHAKLKERIDAGEGLPEYIKKHPVYYAGPAKTPEGYASGSFGPTTAGRMDSYVGLFQENGGSMVMIAKGNRSQQVTDACQKFGGFYLGSIGGPAALLAKENIKKVELLEYPELGMEAIWKIEVEDFPAFILVDDKGNDFFKQIQGCNVCH; this comes from the coding sequence ATGCCGACACCGCAATTCGCCTACCAAGACACCTTCCCGCTGGGGAAGGACGACACTCAGTACCGCCTCCTGTCCAAGGAAGGCGTCTCCACCGCCGAGTTTGAGGGTAAGAAGGTCCTCAAGGTGAGCCCGGAGGCCCTGACTTTCCTGGCTCGCGAGGCTTTCAAGGACATCGCTTTCCATCTGCGCCCGGCGCACCTCAAGCAGGTTTCCGCCATCCTCGACGACCCCGAGGCGAGCGAAAACGACCGCATGGTGGCGCTGACCATGCTCCGCAACGCCGAAGTGGCCGCGCACGGCATCCTGCCTTTCTGTCAGGACACCGGCACCGCTACCGTGGTGGGCAAGAAGGGCCAGCAGATCTGGACCGAGGGTGACGACGCCGAGGCCATCTCGCGCGGCGTGTACGAGACCTACACGCAGGAAAATCTGCGCTACTCGCAGACGGTGGCGCTCGACATGTACAAGGAGAAGAACACCGGCTGCAACCTGCCGGCGCAGATCGACCTGTACGCCACCAAGGGCGACGCCTACAAGTTCCTCTTTGTCGCCAAGGGCGGCGGCTCGGCCAACAAGACCTACCTTTATCAGGAAACCAAGGCCCTCCTGAACCCGAAGAGCCTGGAAAAGTTCTGCATCGAGAAGATGGCCAGCCTCGGTACTGCGGCCTGCCCGCCGTACCACCTGGCCTTCGTCATCGGCGGCACCTCCGCCGAGACTTGCCTGAAGACGGTCAAGCTCGCCTCCACCAAGTACCTCGACTCCCTCCCGACTGAGGGCAACGACGGTGGCCAGGCCTTCCGCGACGTGGAGATGGAAAAGCTCCTGCTCAAGCGCGCTCAGGAGCTGGGCATCGGCGCTCAGTTCGGCGGTAAGTACTTCGCGCTGGACGTGCGGGTGGTTCGCCTGCCGCGCCACGGGGCTTCCTGCCCGGTGGGCATCGGCGTCTCCTGCTCGGCTGACCGCAACGTCAAGGCCAAGATCGACGCGGACGGCATCTGGCTCGAACAGCTTGAAAACGACCCGGCCCAGTACATCCCCGAGGAGTACCGCCAGCTGGGTGAGGACAAGGATGCGGTCAAGATCGACCTCAACCGCCCGATGCCCGACATCCTGGCTGAGCTGACCAAGTACCCGGTGACGACCCGCCTGTCGCTCTCCGGCACGATCGTGGTCGCCCGCGACATCGCCCACGCCAAGCTCAAGGAGCGCATCGACGCCGGTGAGGGACTGCCCGAGTACATCAAGAAGCACCCCGTCTACTACGCTGGCCCTGCCAAGACCCCCGAAGGCTACGCCTCCGGCTCATTTGGGCCGACCACGGCAGGCCGTATGGACAGCTACGTTGGGCTTTTCCAGGAAAACGGTGGCTCCATGGTGATGATTGCCAAGGGCAACCGCAGTCAGCAGGTGACGGATGCCTGCCAGAAGTTTGGCGGTTTCTACCTCGGCTCCATCGGTGGCCCGGCTGCTCTGCTGGCCAAGGAGAACATCAAGAAGGTCGAGCTGCTCGAATACCCGGAACTGGGTATGGAAGCCATCTGGAAGATCGAAGTGGAAGACTTCCCGGCCTTCATCCTCGTGGACGATAAGGGCAACGACTTCTTCAAGCAGATCCAGGGCTGCAACGTCTGCCACTAA
- the mgrA gene encoding L-glyceraldehyde 3-phosphate reductase, which produces MSYRPADNRYEKTPYVRCGRSGLKLPEISLGLWHNFGGVDVEENARAMILHSFDQGITHFDLANNYGPPPGSAEETFGRVLKRDLLPWRDELIISTKAGYHMWKGPYGEWGSRKYMLSSLDQSLERMGLDYVDIFYSHRPDPDTPLEETVGALATAVQSGRALYVGISNYDATRTREASRLLREWKIPCLIHQPRYNMFDRWIEPELCPALSEEGIGCIVFSPLAQGMLTGRYLDGLPEDSRAVKSHGFLKEAAVREQLPKIKALNEVAQARGQTLAQLAIAWVLRLPEVTSALIGASRVAQIDDCLAALDAPAFSDEELAKIETILAE; this is translated from the coding sequence ATGAGCTATCGCCCCGCTGACAACCGCTACGAAAAAACGCCCTACGTCCGCTGCGGGCGCTCAGGCCTGAAGCTGCCAGAGATTTCACTGGGGCTGTGGCACAACTTCGGGGGCGTGGATGTGGAGGAAAATGCCCGGGCCATGATCCTGCACAGTTTCGACCAGGGGATCACGCACTTCGACCTGGCGAACAACTACGGGCCGCCTCCCGGCTCGGCTGAGGAGACCTTTGGGCGTGTGCTCAAGCGGGATCTGCTCCCCTGGCGTGACGAGTTGATCATCTCGACCAAGGCCGGCTACCACATGTGGAAAGGCCCTTACGGCGAGTGGGGATCACGCAAATACATGCTCAGCAGCCTGGACCAGAGTCTTGAGCGCATGGGGCTGGACTACGTGGACATCTTTTACTCACACCGCCCGGACCCGGACACGCCGCTGGAGGAGACGGTCGGGGCGCTGGCCACCGCCGTGCAGAGTGGGCGGGCGCTCTACGTCGGGATTTCCAACTACGACGCGACCCGCACACGGGAGGCTTCGCGCCTGCTGCGCGAGTGGAAAATCCCCTGCCTGATCCATCAGCCGCGCTACAACATGTTTGACCGCTGGATCGAGCCCGAGCTGTGCCCGGCATTGAGCGAGGAGGGGATCGGCTGTATCGTTTTCAGCCCGCTGGCGCAGGGAATGCTGACCGGACGCTATCTGGATGGGCTGCCGGAGGACTCCCGCGCGGTCAAGTCCCATGGATTTCTCAAGGAAGCCGCTGTCCGCGAGCAATTGCCCAAGATCAAAGCCCTCAATGAGGTGGCCCAAGCCCGTGGTCAGACCCTGGCGCAGCTCGCCATTGCCTGGGTGCTGCGTCTGCCCGAGGTGACCTCCGCCCTGATCGGGGCCAGCCGTGTCGCGCAGATCGACGATTGTCTGGCCGCGCTCGACGCCCCGGCTTTCAGTGATGAGGAGCTGGCCAAGATCGAGACGATTCTGGCGGAGTAG
- the tsaE gene encoding tRNA (adenosine(37)-N6)-threonylcarbamoyltransferase complex ATPase subunit type 1 TsaE, with amino-acid sequence MSMDTAFLERLRAGVRSESSDETRELGSELAGLLPADTVLALYGDLGTGKTTFISGLAGGLGITRPVTSPTYNIYNLYRGTRQLIHLDAYRLEQSGDADGLMLEDLLESPWLLAVEWPERFEPYWLRKAWRLRFSFESGSVRTVRLESTGT; translated from the coding sequence ATGAGCATGGACACGGCATTTCTGGAGAGACTCCGCGCAGGCGTCCGCAGTGAGAGCAGCGATGAGACTCGCGAGCTGGGCAGCGAGCTGGCGGGGCTTTTACCAGCAGACACCGTGCTTGCCCTCTACGGTGACCTGGGCACCGGTAAGACCACCTTTATCAGCGGCTTGGCCGGAGGACTCGGCATCACGCGCCCCGTCACCAGCCCGACCTACAACATCTACAATCTCTACCGCGGCACGCGCCAGCTCATCCATCTGGATGCCTACCGGCTGGAGCAGAGCGGTGACGCCGATGGGTTGATGCTTGAGGATCTGCTTGAGTCCCCCTGGCTGCTCGCCGTCGAGTGGCCCGAGCGCTTCGAGCCCTACTGGCTCCGTAAAGCCTGGCGGCTGCGCTTCAGCTTCGAGAGCGGCAGCGTACGCACCGTCCGGCTCGAAAGCACGGGGACGTAA
- a CDS encoding endonuclease/exonuclease/phosphatase family protein: MGQTLKLLTFNIAHGRGLSLYQGFHSEKAIRRNLSRIAGLLSESGADIVALQEVDERSHWNKNLNLARLIQEEAGYGHAQIGVNNRRAGGKPLAYGNAILSRHPVHFWENNPFGSATLGEKGFLYAEVDVGGHHVPLINLHLDFRSRKRRIWQVERVVQYMRQRPCPRSGEGVVAPIICGDFNSRSSPDGDAVNHLFQTVLAHGDYRLYPTDAKTFPTYWPRKAIDFVFVPEPYRVVQESVPKSYLSDHLPVLVELEMPGR, translated from the coding sequence GTGGGACAAACGCTCAAACTCCTGACCTTTAACATCGCGCACGGGCGCGGCCTCTCGCTCTACCAGGGGTTTCACTCGGAGAAGGCGATCCGGCGTAACCTGTCGCGGATTGCCGGGCTGCTGAGTGAGAGTGGCGCGGACATTGTCGCCCTGCAGGAGGTGGACGAGCGGTCGCACTGGAACAAAAACCTCAACCTCGCCCGGCTGATTCAGGAGGAGGCGGGCTATGGGCATGCGCAGATCGGCGTCAACAACCGGCGTGCCGGGGGCAAGCCACTGGCCTACGGTAACGCCATCCTTTCGCGCCACCCGGTGCATTTCTGGGAGAACAACCCCTTTGGCAGTGCTACGCTCGGGGAGAAGGGCTTCCTGTACGCCGAGGTGGACGTGGGTGGGCACCATGTACCGTTGATCAACCTGCATCTGGACTTCCGCTCGCGCAAACGGCGCATCTGGCAGGTCGAGCGTGTGGTGCAGTACATGCGCCAGCGACCTTGCCCACGCAGTGGGGAGGGCGTGGTCGCGCCGATTATTTGCGGCGATTTCAATAGCCGTTCCTCGCCGGACGGGGACGCGGTCAACCACCTCTTTCAGACTGTGCTGGCCCATGGTGACTACCGGCTCTATCCGACCGATGCGAAGACCTTCCCGACCTACTGGCCGCGCAAGGCGATCGATTTTGTCTTTGTGCCGGAGCCGTACCGGGTTGTGCAGGAGAGCGTCCCCAAGTCCTACCTGTCGGACCACTTGCCCGTGCTGGTCGAGCTTGAGATGCCGGGACGATAG